The Mastacembelus armatus chromosome 9, fMasArm1.2, whole genome shotgun sequence genome contains a region encoding:
- the golga3 gene encoding golgin subfamily A member 3 isoform X2, whose product MEMDANRSEDTQMEASGHQEDQVKKPKEAEAHAVQGQTQSIQKGLENTQNSKGDNLHNGPVSSDAMQNGDGLAEGVGATGDIHINGSPSLVSPPQSTSSPINSKTTQEPSPGVAAYPPMMLEKAEVASAEVTVHKGDALQSLRISMPMQETELSNEKPSLDMENEEKIRLEARRRLEEQLRQYRVQRHKERSHRTAPKNRPFSTLDPELMLHPEALPRANTVAMTKEYSFLRTSVPRGPKLGSLGIPPSKEKKSKSTRTTKIHSLADYKSPENDGGGGGGGSGIGVRTADNTMTSLHSTISSVSTLSEVSVMSEGNTCDPEAQPGASFQVGDSVSEIDGSESGIRPGNDGNDSDSSSYSSVSARGTYGILSAAVERQRGPYTVDGREIAPEAMGHFPSLQEVLQAASEEQHQLELEQEQEGTAEPRSRRDSFSSSVSLESSVMGHDEMLQVLKEKMRLEGQLESLSSEANQALKEKTELQAQLATMNAQLQAKKDEAQVSQEKQCVLTTEVGALRENCSQLEKAMVELQGSLETKNASLASLSNDLKVAEEQYNRLMGKVEEMQNTVTSRDNTVQELRQQMTGLQSQLQQVQLERSTLQSRLKTAQAEIDSLQQVRQWYQQQLALAQEARVRLQSEMANMQAGQMTQIGVLEHLKLENVTLSHQLTETQHRSIKEKERIAVQLQSIEADMLTQEAAYKQIQDAKIMVEDDLQHKLEEFEEERDRLIKLANTASTLERELEQVKLTLSQKDVQLQSLQKEHLELMRQLTTTQENLQTKEQSINQLEARYLELEAQLAELQTESNTKDDNIQFLQNEKIVLEVALQAARADKSQLDEGAERLGEDVLVASDILDQLRQEVQVKANQIETLQQENSSLKKQAQKLKEQFQQQKVMVEAYRRDAISKDQLISELKSTKKRLLAEVKDLKQELLDVQGEKQKAELEQARLQNEVVRVQEQMSNMEAHLQAIQKERDQLETQIQSLQFDQSQLAAVTQENEGLRKQVEQMEAEAKKAISEQKVRMKRLGTDLTSAQKEMKAKHKAYENAVGILSRRLQEALTDKETAEAELVKLKAQVSDGGNSQALQAKIDTLEAELQAVTNSKIMLEKELQEVITLTSTELEEYQEKVLELEDELQESRCFKKRIRKLEDANKKLALELEHEKGKLAGLAQSHNALREHANILESALAKREADLVQLNLQVQAVLKRKEEEDQQMKQVVQTLQLALEKEKTKVKDLKEEVAAAKSEAAHNRRHYRAAMLELSEIKKDLQAKEDLVKALQKEANKLQAQDEQHTQEVSRFQEELAEAHSQLQILQKQLDEELAKRPLTHQEVEDLKWEVEQRQREMDAQKQQVEMMEQCHHRELDNLQTALQNIKVELESVQEELSSTRKDKFMLQAKVGELRNSMKTVLLQNQQLKQDLKQSRLRKQRMDLKSEGNPSNPVTPVKIPDCPVPASLLDELLKPSTSVNKEPLNNLHNCLRQLKEEMDSLQKQMEEHTVTVHESMSSWTNTEEGLAQVGLQNTISKSSRPLNNMVVENNNDAEQQQS is encoded by the exons GTCCCGTCAGCTCAGATGCGATGCAAAATGGAGATGGACTGGCAGAGGGCGTCGGTGCAACGGGGGACATCCATATAAATGGGTCCCCGTCTCTGGTATCCCCTCCTCAGAGTACCAGCTCCCCTATCAACTCCAAGACCACCCAAGAGCCCTCCCCAGGTGTGGCTGCTTATCCACCCATGATGCTAGAGAAGGCTGAGGTCGCTAGTGCTGAGGTCACGGTTCACAAGGGTGATGCATTGCAGTCGCTCAGAATCAGTATGCCTATGCAGGAGACTGAATTGT CCAATGAGAAGCCGTCGCTGGACATGGAGAATGAGGAGAAGATCCGCCTGGAGGCTCGCCGACGCCTGGAGGAGCAGCTCAGACAGTACAGGGTGCAGAGACATAAGGAGAGG TCTCATCGTACCGCCCCCAAGAATAGGCCATTCAGTACTCTGGATCCTGAGCTCATGCTACATCCTGAGGCTCTGCCCCGGGCCAACACTGTTGCAATGACCAAGGAGTATTCCTTCTTGAGAACCAGTGTCCCACGTGGTCCCAAATTGGGTAGCTTAGGAATTCCTCCTTCCAAGGAGAAGAAGTCCAAGTCGACACGCACCACCAAGATCCACTCCTTGGCTGACTACAAGTCTCCTGAGAAtgatggtggaggtggaggtggtggaagTGGAATTGGAGTAAGGACAGCAGATAACACAATGACCTCCCTCCACTCCACCATTAGCTCAGTGTCCACACTGTCTGAGGTCAGTGTGATGTCAGAGGGCAACACCTGTGATCCAGAGGCACAGCCTGGTGCTTCATTCCAAGTGGGGGACAGTGTCTCAGAAATTGATGGCAGCGAATCAGGTATAAGGCCAGGGAATGACGGAAATGACAGCGATAGCTCATCCTATAGCAGTGTGTCTGCTAGGGGGACATATGGTATCCTCTCTGCAGCGGTGGAAAGGCAACGAGGGCCGTACACAGTGGATGGGAGGGAGATTGCCCCTGAGGCCATGGGTCACTTCCCCTCCCTGCAGGAGGTGCTGCAGGCAGCCAGCGAAGAGCAGCACCAACtagagctggagcaggagcaAGAAGGGACAGCAGAGCCTCGCAGCCGCAGGGACAGTTTCTCCAGCAG TGTGTCTTTGGAGAGTTCAGTGATGGGTCATGATGAAATGCTCCAagtgctgaaagagaaaatgagactgGAAGGCCAGCTGGAATCCTTGTCTTCTGAGGCCAATCAG GCTCTCAAGGAGAAGACAGAGCTCCAGGCTCAGCTTGCTACAATGAATGCTCAGCTGCAGGCTAAGAAGGATGAAGCTCAGGTCAGCCAGGAGAAACAGTGTGTGCTCACTACAGAAGTAGGCGCACTGCGAGAGAACTGCAGCCAGCTAGAAAAGGCCATGGTGGAGCTTCAGGGAAGTCTTGAGACAAAGAATGCCAGTTTGGCTTCTCTAAGCAATGACCTGAAGGTGGCTGAAGAGCAATACAATAGGCTAATGGGCAAGGTCGAGGAGATGCAAAACACTGTAACCTCAAGGGACAATACAG TTCAAGAGTTGCGTCAGCAGATGACTGGTCTTCAGAGCCAGCTTCAGCAGGTCCAGCTGGAGCGCAGCACCTTGCAGAGCCGCCTGAAGACTGCCCAGGCTGAAATTGACTCACTCCAGCAGGTCAGACAGTGGTACCAGCAGCAGCTAGCACTGGCCCAGGAGGCAAGAGTTCGACTGCAAAGTGAAATGGCCAACATGCAG GCTGGACAGATGACACAGATTGGTGTGCTGGAACATCTTAAGCTGGAGAATGTGACACTGTCTCATCAACTCACTGAGACCCAACACCGCTCCATCAAAGAAAAAGAGCGCATTGCTGTTCAGCTGCAAAGTATTGAG GCCGACATGCTGACACAGGAAGCTGCTTACAAGCAGATCCAGGATGCAAAGATCATGGTGGAAGATGACCTGCAGCACAAACTGGAGGAGTTTGAGGAAGAACGTGATCGTTTAATAAAACTGGCTAACACAGCCAGCACCCTGGAAAGGGAGCTAGAGCAG GTAAAGCTGACCCTTTCCCAGAAAGATGTCCAGCTGCAGTCACTCCAGAAAGAACATCTGGAGCTGATGCGCCAGCTGACCACCACTCAGGAGAACCTGCAGACCAAAGAGCAGTCCATCAATCAGTTAGAGGCCCGCTACCTGGAGCTGGAGGCCCAGCTGGctgagctgcagacagagagcaaCACCAAGGATGACAACATACAGTTCCTTCAGAATGAGAAGATTGTACTGGAGGTAGCGCTGCAAGCAGCCCGGGCTGATAAGAGTCAGCTTGATGAGGGTGCTGAGCGGCTTGGAGAGGATGTTCTGGTGGCCTCTGACATCTTAGATCAGCTCAGACAGGAAGTCCAGGTCAAAGCTAATCAG ATTGAAACGTTACAACAGGAAAACAGCTCCCTGAAGAAACAAGCTCAGAAACTGAAGGAACAGTTCCAACAACAAAAG GTGATGGTGGAAGCATACCGCCGGGATGCCATCTCCAAAGACCAGTTGATCAGTGAGCTCAAGTCCACCAAAAAGCGTTTGTTGGCGGAGGTGAAGGACTTGAAGCAGGAGCTGTTGGACGTTCAGGgggagaaacagaaagcagaGTTGGAGCAGGCCCGGCTTCAGAATGAGGTGGTGAGAGTTCAGGAGCAGATGAGCAACATGGAGGCCCATCTGCAAGCCATTCAGAAAGAGAGGGATCAGCTAGAAACTCAGATTCAG TCTCTACAGTTTGATCAGAGCCAACTAGCAGCAGTGACACAAGAGAATGAAGGCCTGAGGAAACAGGTGGAGCAAATGGAGGCTGAAGCCAAAAA GGCCATATCAGAGCAGAAGGTGCGCATGAAGCGCCTGGGGACAGATTTGACCAGTGCACAGAAAGAGATGAAGGCTAAACACAAGGCATATGAAAACGCTGTGGGCATCCTGAGCAGAAGGCTCCAAGAGGCCCTGACTGACAAAGAGACGGCTGAGGCTGAGCTCGTCAAACTCAAAGCACAGGTGTCAGATGGAGGAAACAGCCAGGCCTTACAG GCGAAGATTGATACTCTGGAGGCTGAGCTGCAGGCTGTGACCAATAGCAAGATTATGCTTgagaaggagctgcaggaagTGATCACCCTCACCTCCACAGAGCTGGAGGAGTACCAGGAGAAGGTCCTGGAGCTTGAGGACGAG CTTCAGGAGTCACGATGCTTCAAGAAAAGGATCCGGAAGTTAGAAGATGCCAACAAGAAGCTGGCACTTGAACTGGAGCATGAAAAAGGGAAATTGGCTGGATTAGCACAGTCCCACAATGCACTGCGGGAGCATGCCAACATTTTGGAGTCTGCCTTAGCTAAGAGAGAAGCAGATCTTGTACAGCTCAACTTACAG GTGCAAGCTGTTTTGAAGCgtaaagaggaggaggaccaGCAAATGAAGCAGGTGGTACAAACTCTTCAGCTTGCcttggaaaaagagaaaaccaaagTCAAGGATCTAAAAGAAGAG GTGGCAGCAGCAAAGTCTGAGGCGGCCCACAATAGAAGGCATTACAGGGCAGCTATGCTGGAGCTGTCAGAGATCAAGAAGGACCTGCAGGCCAAAGAGGACCTGGTCAAAGCTCTGCAGAAAGAAGCaaataaactaca GGCTCAGGATGAGCAGCACACTCAGGAGGTTTCTAGGTTCCAAGAGGAGTTGGCTGAGGCTCACTCACAACTCCAGATACTCCAGAAACAACTGGACGAGGAACTGGCCAAACGGCCCCTCACTCACCAAGAG GTTGAGGACCTGAAGTGGGAGGTGGagcagaggcagagggagaTGGACGCTCAGAAACAGCAGGTGGAGATGATGGAGCAGTGCCACCACAGGGAGCTGGACAACCTACAGACAGCTCTACAG AACATCAAAGTGGAGCTGGAGTCAGTGCAGGAGGAGCTGAGCAGCACCAGAAAGGACAAGTTCATGCTGCAGGCCAAAGTAGGTGAGCTGAGGAACAGCATGAAGacagtcctgctgcagaaccagCAACTCAAACAGGACCTCAAACAGAGCCGTCTAAGGAAG cagcgtATGGACTTAAAGAGTGAGGGAAATCCATCCAACCCAGTGACGCCAGTTAAGATCCCAGATTGCCCAGTGCCTGCTTCCCTGCTGGATGAGTTGCTGAAACCATCAACATCTGTCAACAAGGAGCCCCTCAACAACCTGCACAACTGTCTGCGGCAGCTGAA GGAGGAGATGGACAGTCTGCAAAAGCAGATGGAGGAGCACACTGTAACAGTGCATGAGTCAATGAGCTCATGGACAAACACAGAAGAGGGACTGGCTCAAGTGGGGCTTCAAAACACCATCTCCAAATCATCAAGACCGCTTAACAACATGGTGGTGGAAAATAACAATGACGCAGAACAGCAGCaatcataa
- the golga3 gene encoding golgin subfamily A member 3 isoform X3: protein MEMDANRSEDTQMEASGHQEDQVKKPKEAEAHAVQGQTQSIQKGLENTQNSKGDNLHNGPVSSDAMQNGDGLAEGVGATGDIHINGSPSLVSPPQSTSSPINSKTTQEPSPANEKPSLDMENEEKIRLEARRRLEEQLRQYRVQRHKERSHRTAPKNRPFSTLDPELMLHPEALPRANTVAMTKEYSFLRTSVPRGPKLGSLGIPPSKEKKSKSTRTTKIHSLADYKSPENDGGGGGGGSGIGVRTADNTMTSLHSTISSVSTLSEVSVMSEGNTCDPEAQPGASFQVGDSVSEIDGSESGIRPGNDGNDSDSSSYSSVSARGTYGILSAAVERQRGPYTVDGREIAPEAMGHFPSLQEVLQAASEEQHQLELEQEQEGTAEPRSRRDSFSSSVSLESSVMGHDEMLQVLKEKMRLEGQLESLSSEANQALKEKTELQAQLATMNAQLQAKKDEAQVSQEKQCVLTTEVGALRENCSQLEKAMVELQGSLETKNASLASLSNDLKVAEEQYNRLMGKVEEMQNTVTSRDNTVQELRQQMTGLQSQLQQVQLERSTLQSRLKTAQAEIDSLQQVRQWYQQQLALAQEARVRLQSEMANMQAGQMTQIGVLEHLKLENVTLSHQLTETQHRSIKEKERIAVQLQSIEADMLTQEAAYKQIQDAKIMVEDDLQHKLEEFEEERDRLIKLANTASTLERELEQVKLTLSQKDVQLQSLQKEHLELMRQLTTTQENLQTKEQSINQLEARYLELEAQLAELQTESNTKDDNIQFLQNEKIVLEVALQAARADKSQLDEGAERLGEDVLVASDILDQLRQEVQVKANQIETLQQENSSLKKQAQKLKEQFQQQKVMVEAYRRDAISKDQLISELKSTKKRLLAEVKDLKQELLDVQGEKQKAELEQARLQNEVVRVQEQMSNMEAHLQAIQKERDQLETQIQSLQFDQSQLAAVTQENEGLRKQVEQMEAEAKKAISEQKVRMKRLGTDLTSAQKEMKAKHKAYENAVGILSRRLQEALTDKETAEAELVKLKAQVSDGGNSQALQAKIDTLEAELQAVTNSKIMLEKELQEVITLTSTELEEYQEKVLELEDELQESRCFKKRIRKLEDANKKLALELEHEKGKLAGLAQSHNALREHANILESALAKREADLVQLNLQVQAVLKRKEEEDQQMKQVVQTLQLALEKEKTKVKDLKEEVAAAKSEAAHNRRHYRAAMLELSEIKKDLQAKEDLVKALQKEANKLQAQDEQHTQEVSRFQEELAEAHSQLQILQKQLDEELAKRPLTHQEVEDLKWEVEQRQREMDAQKQQVEMMEQCHHRELDNLQTALQNIKVELESVQEELSSTRKDKFMLQAKVGELRNSMKTVLLQNQQLKQDLKQSRLRKQQRMDLKSEGNPSNPVTPVKIPDCPVPASLLDELLKPSTSVNKEPLNNLHNCLRQLKEEMDSLQKQMEEHTVTVHESMSSWTNTEEGLAQVGLQNTISKSSRPLNNMVVENNNDAEQQQS, encoded by the exons GTCCCGTCAGCTCAGATGCGATGCAAAATGGAGATGGACTGGCAGAGGGCGTCGGTGCAACGGGGGACATCCATATAAATGGGTCCCCGTCTCTGGTATCCCCTCCTCAGAGTACCAGCTCCCCTATCAACTCCAAGACCACCCAAGAGCCCTCCCCAG CCAATGAGAAGCCGTCGCTGGACATGGAGAATGAGGAGAAGATCCGCCTGGAGGCTCGCCGACGCCTGGAGGAGCAGCTCAGACAGTACAGGGTGCAGAGACATAAGGAGAGG TCTCATCGTACCGCCCCCAAGAATAGGCCATTCAGTACTCTGGATCCTGAGCTCATGCTACATCCTGAGGCTCTGCCCCGGGCCAACACTGTTGCAATGACCAAGGAGTATTCCTTCTTGAGAACCAGTGTCCCACGTGGTCCCAAATTGGGTAGCTTAGGAATTCCTCCTTCCAAGGAGAAGAAGTCCAAGTCGACACGCACCACCAAGATCCACTCCTTGGCTGACTACAAGTCTCCTGAGAAtgatggtggaggtggaggtggtggaagTGGAATTGGAGTAAGGACAGCAGATAACACAATGACCTCCCTCCACTCCACCATTAGCTCAGTGTCCACACTGTCTGAGGTCAGTGTGATGTCAGAGGGCAACACCTGTGATCCAGAGGCACAGCCTGGTGCTTCATTCCAAGTGGGGGACAGTGTCTCAGAAATTGATGGCAGCGAATCAGGTATAAGGCCAGGGAATGACGGAAATGACAGCGATAGCTCATCCTATAGCAGTGTGTCTGCTAGGGGGACATATGGTATCCTCTCTGCAGCGGTGGAAAGGCAACGAGGGCCGTACACAGTGGATGGGAGGGAGATTGCCCCTGAGGCCATGGGTCACTTCCCCTCCCTGCAGGAGGTGCTGCAGGCAGCCAGCGAAGAGCAGCACCAACtagagctggagcaggagcaAGAAGGGACAGCAGAGCCTCGCAGCCGCAGGGACAGTTTCTCCAGCAG TGTGTCTTTGGAGAGTTCAGTGATGGGTCATGATGAAATGCTCCAagtgctgaaagagaaaatgagactgGAAGGCCAGCTGGAATCCTTGTCTTCTGAGGCCAATCAG GCTCTCAAGGAGAAGACAGAGCTCCAGGCTCAGCTTGCTACAATGAATGCTCAGCTGCAGGCTAAGAAGGATGAAGCTCAGGTCAGCCAGGAGAAACAGTGTGTGCTCACTACAGAAGTAGGCGCACTGCGAGAGAACTGCAGCCAGCTAGAAAAGGCCATGGTGGAGCTTCAGGGAAGTCTTGAGACAAAGAATGCCAGTTTGGCTTCTCTAAGCAATGACCTGAAGGTGGCTGAAGAGCAATACAATAGGCTAATGGGCAAGGTCGAGGAGATGCAAAACACTGTAACCTCAAGGGACAATACAG TTCAAGAGTTGCGTCAGCAGATGACTGGTCTTCAGAGCCAGCTTCAGCAGGTCCAGCTGGAGCGCAGCACCTTGCAGAGCCGCCTGAAGACTGCCCAGGCTGAAATTGACTCACTCCAGCAGGTCAGACAGTGGTACCAGCAGCAGCTAGCACTGGCCCAGGAGGCAAGAGTTCGACTGCAAAGTGAAATGGCCAACATGCAG GCTGGACAGATGACACAGATTGGTGTGCTGGAACATCTTAAGCTGGAGAATGTGACACTGTCTCATCAACTCACTGAGACCCAACACCGCTCCATCAAAGAAAAAGAGCGCATTGCTGTTCAGCTGCAAAGTATTGAG GCCGACATGCTGACACAGGAAGCTGCTTACAAGCAGATCCAGGATGCAAAGATCATGGTGGAAGATGACCTGCAGCACAAACTGGAGGAGTTTGAGGAAGAACGTGATCGTTTAATAAAACTGGCTAACACAGCCAGCACCCTGGAAAGGGAGCTAGAGCAG GTAAAGCTGACCCTTTCCCAGAAAGATGTCCAGCTGCAGTCACTCCAGAAAGAACATCTGGAGCTGATGCGCCAGCTGACCACCACTCAGGAGAACCTGCAGACCAAAGAGCAGTCCATCAATCAGTTAGAGGCCCGCTACCTGGAGCTGGAGGCCCAGCTGGctgagctgcagacagagagcaaCACCAAGGATGACAACATACAGTTCCTTCAGAATGAGAAGATTGTACTGGAGGTAGCGCTGCAAGCAGCCCGGGCTGATAAGAGTCAGCTTGATGAGGGTGCTGAGCGGCTTGGAGAGGATGTTCTGGTGGCCTCTGACATCTTAGATCAGCTCAGACAGGAAGTCCAGGTCAAAGCTAATCAG ATTGAAACGTTACAACAGGAAAACAGCTCCCTGAAGAAACAAGCTCAGAAACTGAAGGAACAGTTCCAACAACAAAAG GTGATGGTGGAAGCATACCGCCGGGATGCCATCTCCAAAGACCAGTTGATCAGTGAGCTCAAGTCCACCAAAAAGCGTTTGTTGGCGGAGGTGAAGGACTTGAAGCAGGAGCTGTTGGACGTTCAGGgggagaaacagaaagcagaGTTGGAGCAGGCCCGGCTTCAGAATGAGGTGGTGAGAGTTCAGGAGCAGATGAGCAACATGGAGGCCCATCTGCAAGCCATTCAGAAAGAGAGGGATCAGCTAGAAACTCAGATTCAG TCTCTACAGTTTGATCAGAGCCAACTAGCAGCAGTGACACAAGAGAATGAAGGCCTGAGGAAACAGGTGGAGCAAATGGAGGCTGAAGCCAAAAA GGCCATATCAGAGCAGAAGGTGCGCATGAAGCGCCTGGGGACAGATTTGACCAGTGCACAGAAAGAGATGAAGGCTAAACACAAGGCATATGAAAACGCTGTGGGCATCCTGAGCAGAAGGCTCCAAGAGGCCCTGACTGACAAAGAGACGGCTGAGGCTGAGCTCGTCAAACTCAAAGCACAGGTGTCAGATGGAGGAAACAGCCAGGCCTTACAG GCGAAGATTGATACTCTGGAGGCTGAGCTGCAGGCTGTGACCAATAGCAAGATTATGCTTgagaaggagctgcaggaagTGATCACCCTCACCTCCACAGAGCTGGAGGAGTACCAGGAGAAGGTCCTGGAGCTTGAGGACGAG CTTCAGGAGTCACGATGCTTCAAGAAAAGGATCCGGAAGTTAGAAGATGCCAACAAGAAGCTGGCACTTGAACTGGAGCATGAAAAAGGGAAATTGGCTGGATTAGCACAGTCCCACAATGCACTGCGGGAGCATGCCAACATTTTGGAGTCTGCCTTAGCTAAGAGAGAAGCAGATCTTGTACAGCTCAACTTACAG GTGCAAGCTGTTTTGAAGCgtaaagaggaggaggaccaGCAAATGAAGCAGGTGGTACAAACTCTTCAGCTTGCcttggaaaaagagaaaaccaaagTCAAGGATCTAAAAGAAGAG GTGGCAGCAGCAAAGTCTGAGGCGGCCCACAATAGAAGGCATTACAGGGCAGCTATGCTGGAGCTGTCAGAGATCAAGAAGGACCTGCAGGCCAAAGAGGACCTGGTCAAAGCTCTGCAGAAAGAAGCaaataaactaca GGCTCAGGATGAGCAGCACACTCAGGAGGTTTCTAGGTTCCAAGAGGAGTTGGCTGAGGCTCACTCACAACTCCAGATACTCCAGAAACAACTGGACGAGGAACTGGCCAAACGGCCCCTCACTCACCAAGAG GTTGAGGACCTGAAGTGGGAGGTGGagcagaggcagagggagaTGGACGCTCAGAAACAGCAGGTGGAGATGATGGAGCAGTGCCACCACAGGGAGCTGGACAACCTACAGACAGCTCTACAG AACATCAAAGTGGAGCTGGAGTCAGTGCAGGAGGAGCTGAGCAGCACCAGAAAGGACAAGTTCATGCTGCAGGCCAAAGTAGGTGAGCTGAGGAACAGCATGAAGacagtcctgctgcagaaccagCAACTCAAACAGGACCTCAAACAGAGCCGTCTAAGGAAG cagcagcgtATGGACTTAAAGAGTGAGGGAAATCCATCCAACCCAGTGACGCCAGTTAAGATCCCAGATTGCCCAGTGCCTGCTTCCCTGCTGGATGAGTTGCTGAAACCATCAACATCTGTCAACAAGGAGCCCCTCAACAACCTGCACAACTGTCTGCGGCAGCTGAA GGAGGAGATGGACAGTCTGCAAAAGCAGATGGAGGAGCACACTGTAACAGTGCATGAGTCAATGAGCTCATGGACAAACACAGAAGAGGGACTGGCTCAAGTGGGGCTTCAAAACACCATCTCCAAATCATCAAGACCGCTTAACAACATGGTGGTGGAAAATAACAATGACGCAGAACAGCAGCaatcataa